In the genome of Pelagibacterium nitratireducens, one region contains:
- a CDS encoding MFS transporter: MSATTTRRALPVPLPVIIVAGCFIAMVTFGARSTSGIFLLPMTEDLGWSREGFAMALAIQNLVWGITQPFAGGMADKFGTGRVLAGGALVYALGLFLWSITPTEGMFMLTGGVLMGVGIGTASFGVVMAAFGRAVPPEKRSFVFGIATAASSMGQFVFAPLGQAFISNFGWQSALVYLGLIILLVVPLSTMLRGQTNSAPGDADMPFMQALSKALGHGSYRLLVIGFFVCGFHLAFITVHFPAFLVQCGLTPEASSWALGLIGLFNVAGSLMAGWLGDRLPKQILLSVIYLLRAVGTAAFLLLPITEVSAYIYAATLGMLWLATVPLTAGLVSLFFGPRYMGMLYGVAFLSHQIGSFFGVWLGGLSYDMTGDYYAVWYLGIVIGLLSAAIHIPIREGKAPAFIAPQPASIG; this comes from the coding sequence ATGTCCGCCACAACCACCCGCCGCGCCCTGCCGGTTCCCTTGCCTGTCATCATCGTGGCCGGCTGTTTCATCGCCATGGTGACCTTTGGCGCCCGCTCCACCTCCGGTATTTTCCTTCTGCCCATGACCGAGGACCTCGGCTGGTCGCGTGAGGGTTTTGCCATGGCGCTGGCCATCCAGAACCTTGTCTGGGGCATTACCCAGCCTTTCGCGGGCGGCATGGCCGACAAATTCGGCACCGGTCGCGTATTGGCCGGCGGCGCGCTGGTTTACGCACTTGGCCTGTTTTTGTGGTCGATCACGCCAACCGAAGGCATGTTCATGCTCACCGGCGGCGTCTTGATGGGCGTCGGCATCGGCACGGCTTCGTTCGGCGTGGTCATGGCCGCCTTCGGCCGCGCCGTTCCGCCCGAAAAGCGCTCCTTCGTCTTCGGCATAGCCACCGCCGCCTCGTCGATGGGCCAGTTCGTTTTCGCCCCGCTCGGACAGGCCTTCATCTCCAATTTCGGCTGGCAGAGTGCGCTGGTCTATCTCGGGCTGATCATCCTGCTGGTCGTCCCGCTCTCGACAATGCTGCGCGGCCAGACAAACAGCGCGCCCGGCGATGCCGATATGCCCTTCATGCAGGCGCTCTCCAAGGCGCTCGGCCATGGCTCCTATCGCCTGCTGGTCATCGGCTTTTTCGTCTGCGGCTTCCATCTGGCCTTTATCACTGTCCATTTCCCCGCCTTCCTCGTCCAGTGCGGGCTGACACCGGAAGCCAGTTCCTGGGCGCTGGGCCTGATCGGCCTGTTCAACGTCGCAGGCTCGCTTATGGCCGGCTGGCTGGGCGACAGATTGCCCAAGCAAATCCTGCTTTCGGTGATCTATCTGCTGCGCGCCGTCGGCACCGCCGCCTTCCTTTTGCTGCCCATAACCGAGGTCAGCGCCTATATCTATGCGGCAACGCTGGGCATGCTCTGGCTGGCCACAGTGCCGCTGACCGCCGGGCTGGTCAGCCTGTTCTTCGGCCCGCGCTATATGGGCATGCTCTATGGCGTGGCCTTTCTCTCCCACCAGATCGGCTCGTTCTTTGGTGTCTGGCTCGGCGGCCTGTCCTACGACATGACCGGCGACTACTATGCGGTGTGGTATCTGGGCATCGTCATCGGCCTGCTGTCCGCGGCAATTCACATACCGATCAGGGAGGGCAAGGCGCCCGCCTTCATCGCCCCCCAGCCCGCTTCCATCGGCTAG
- a CDS encoding BolA family transcriptional regulator has protein sequence MPMDAAEIETLIKQALPDAQVDIRDLAGDGDHYAATVTSETFRGKSRVQQHQLVYQALKGNMGGELHALALTTNAPD, from the coding sequence ATGCCAATGGATGCAGCCGAAATCGAGACCCTTATCAAACAGGCGCTTCCCGATGCACAGGTTGATATCCGCGACCTGGCCGGCGATGGCGACCATTACGCCGCGACCGTCACCTCTGAAACCTTCCGCGGAAAATCCCGCGTGCAGCAGCATCAGCTTGTCTATCAGGCGCTAAAGGGCAATATGGGCGGCGAGTTGCACGCTTTGGCGCTAACCACCAACGCGCCCGATTGA
- a CDS encoding inositol monophosphatase family protein: MNIERLTAILREAAATEIMPRFRRLDEGAIRTKSHAHDLVTEADEASERFITEAIKAASPQTVVIGEEAVAANPKLLDTHFENETVVYVDPVDGTWNFAAGLPLFAVMAAVVHKGEVVAGVIYDPVGDDWMMTERGCGCFQVFPDGRMVAQKFAAPVPLDQMAGTASASYVAQDKRAEVLANLAKIHTLAAYRCAGHEYRLGAGGSLNFMMYNKLTPWDHAAGSLMMVEAGAHVAHFDGSAYKPAHMEGGLLVAGSRDSWDELRREVFTV; encoded by the coding sequence ATGAACATCGAGCGCCTGACGGCAATTCTGCGCGAGGCCGCGGCCACGGAAATCATGCCGCGGTTCCGGCGGCTCGATGAAGGCGCGATCCGCACCAAATCGCACGCCCATGACCTGGTGACCGAAGCCGACGAAGCGTCGGAGCGGTTCATTACCGAGGCGATCAAGGCAGCTTCACCACAGACCGTGGTGATCGGCGAGGAAGCGGTGGCCGCCAACCCCAAGCTGCTCGACACTCATTTCGAGAACGAGACGGTTGTCTATGTCGATCCGGTGGACGGCACCTGGAATTTTGCAGCCGGGTTGCCGCTGTTCGCGGTAATGGCGGCGGTGGTGCACAAGGGCGAGGTGGTCGCCGGGGTGATCTACGATCCGGTGGGGGATGACTGGATGATGACCGAGCGCGGCTGCGGGTGTTTCCAGGTGTTTCCCGACGGACGCATGGTGGCGCAGAAATTTGCCGCTCCGGTGCCGCTCGACCAGATGGCCGGCACGGCATCGGCATCTTACGTCGCGCAGGACAAGCGGGCCGAAGTTCTGGCCAATCTGGCCAAAATCCACACGCTTGCCGCCTATCGCTGCGCTGGACATGAATACCGGCTGGGGGCGGGCGGCAGCCTCAACTTCATGATGTATAACAAGCTCACGCCCTGGGATCACGCGGCGGGATCGCTGATGATGGTGGAAGCGGGCGCCCATGTGGCCCATTTCGACGGCTCGGCGTACAAACCCGCCCATATGGAGGGCGGGCTTCTGGTGGCAGGCAGCAGGGACAGCTGGGACGAACTGCGCCGCGAGGTGTTTACCGTCTAG
- the purL gene encoding phosphoribosylformylglycinamidine synthase subunit PurL, with product MTLRNDIEITPELVANHGLKPDEYQKILDLIGREPTFTELGIFSAMWNEHCSYKSSKKWLKTLPTKGPRVLQGPGENAGVVDIGDGQAVVFKMESHNHPSFIEPYQGAATGVGGILRDVFTMGARPIAAMNALRFGEPDHEKTKHLVSGVVAGVGGYGNSFGVPAVGGEVQFDARYNGNILVNAFAAGLADADKIFLSEAKGVGLPVVYLGAKTGRDGVGGATMASAEFGDDIEEKRPTVQVGDPFTEKRLLEACLELMKTGAVIAIQDMGAAGLTCSAVEMGAKGDLGIELNLDAVPVREDRMTPYEMMLSESQERMLMVLHPEKEAQARAVFEKWELDFATVGKTTDDLRFRVLFQGEEVANLPIKDLGDEAPEYDRPWVVPALPAPLDPATVPDADIADALLALLGSANHSSRRWVYEQYDTLIQGNSLQTPGGDGGVVRVEGHPTKALAFSSDVNPRYCEADPFEGGKQAVAECWRNLIATGAEPLAATDNLNFGNPERPEIMGQIVHAIKGIGQACTALDFPIVSGNVSLYNETNGRGILPTPTIAGVGLIEDHAKMARSGFAREGDVIVLIGAPENWGSHLGQSAYLRDVLGRREGTAPYVDLDHEKKAGLFVLSLIRAGKIRSAHDLSDGGLALGLAEAAIKSGIGAEIAAPEHETLATWFGEDQGRYIVTASADLAGEIVAASPVSAVIIGTTGGDTLKLGAARSISVADLNAAYEGWFPTFMGATIN from the coding sequence ATGACCCTCCGCAACGATATCGAAATCACCCCCGAACTCGTCGCCAATCATGGCCTAAAGCCCGACGAATACCAGAAGATTCTCGACCTGATCGGGCGCGAACCGACGTTCACCGAACTCGGTATTTTCTCGGCCATGTGGAACGAACACTGTTCCTACAAGAGCTCGAAAAAATGGCTCAAGACCCTGCCCACCAAGGGCCCGCGCGTGCTGCAGGGTCCGGGCGAAAATGCGGGCGTTGTCGATATCGGGGATGGTCAGGCGGTCGTCTTCAAGATGGAATCGCACAACCATCCGTCCTTTATCGAGCCCTATCAGGGCGCGGCAACCGGCGTGGGCGGCATTCTGCGTGACGTCTTTACGATGGGCGCCCGCCCCATCGCGGCGATGAACGCCCTGCGCTTTGGTGAACCCGATCACGAAAAGACAAAGCACCTCGTCTCGGGCGTGGTGGCCGGTGTCGGGGGCTATGGCAATTCCTTCGGCGTCCCGGCCGTTGGCGGCGAAGTCCAGTTCGATGCCCGCTACAATGGCAACATCCTCGTCAACGCCTTTGCCGCCGGCCTTGCCGATGCCGACAAGATCTTCCTCTCCGAAGCCAAGGGCGTCGGCCTGCCCGTCGTTTATCTCGGCGCCAAGACCGGCCGCGATGGCGTTGGCGGCGCCACGATGGCCTCGGCCGAGTTTGGCGACGACATCGAGGAAAAGCGCCCCACCGTCCAGGTCGGCGACCCTTTCACCGAAAAGCGCCTGCTCGAAGCCTGCCTCGAATTGATGAAAACCGGTGCGGTGATCGCCATTCAGGATATGGGCGCGGCAGGGCTCACCTGTTCGGCCGTCGAAATGGGCGCCAAGGGCGATCTGGGGATCGAGCTCAATCTCGATGCCGTACCCGTGCGCGAAGATCGCATGACGCCCTACGAGATGATGCTGTCGGAATCCCAGGAGCGCATGCTCATGGTCCTGCATCCCGAAAAGGAAGCCCAGGCCCGCGCCGTGTTCGAAAAGTGGGAACTCGATTTCGCCACCGTCGGCAAGACCACCGACGATCTGCGCTTCCGCGTGTTGTTCCAGGGCGAAGAAGTGGCCAACCTTCCCATCAAGGATCTGGGCGACGAGGCTCCCGAATACGACCGCCCCTGGGTTGTCCCTGCTCTGCCCGCCCCGCTCGACCCGGCGACCGTACCGGACGCAGATATCGCCGACGCCCTCCTTGCGCTGCTCGGCTCGGCCAATCACTCCTCGCGCCGCTGGGTCTATGAGCAGTACGATACGCTCATCCAGGGCAATTCGCTCCAGACCCCGGGCGGCGATGGCGGCGTGGTCCGCGTCGAAGGCCACCCCACCAAGGCGCTGGCCTTCTCCTCGGACGTCAATCCGCGCTATTGCGAAGCCGATCCCTTCGAGGGCGGCAAGCAGGCCGTTGCTGAATGCTGGCGCAACCTGATCGCGACGGGCGCCGAACCGCTCGCCGCCACCGACAATCTCAATTTCGGCAATCCCGAACGCCCCGAAATCATGGGCCAGATCGTCCACGCCATCAAAGGCATCGGCCAAGCCTGCACCGCGCTCGATTTCCCCATCGTTTCGGGCAATGTCTCGCTCTATAACGAAACCAACGGCCGCGGCATCCTGCCAACCCCCACCATCGCGGGCGTCGGCCTGATCGAAGACCATGCCAAGATGGCCCGCTCCGGTTTCGCCCGCGAAGGCGATGTCATCGTCCTGATCGGTGCGCCGGAAAATTGGGGCAGCCATCTCGGCCAATCGGCCTATCTGCGCGACGTTCTGGGCCGTCGCGAGGGCACCGCGCCCTATGTCGATCTCGATCACGAGAAAAAGGCCGGGCTTTTCGTGCTTTCCCTCATCCGCGCGGGAAAAATCCGCTCGGCCCACGATCTGTCCGACGGCGGTCTCGCTCTGGGCCTCGCCGAAGCAGCGATCAAATCGGGCATCGGCGCTGAAATCGCCGCACCCGAGCACGAGACCCTTGCCACCTGGTTCGGCGAAGATCAGGGCCGCTATATCGTCACGGCCTCCGCCGACCTGGCCGGGGAAATCGTCGCCGCTTCGCCCGTTTCCGCCGTCATTATCGGCACGACGGGCGGCGATACCTTGAAGCTTGGCGCGGCCCGGTCCATATCGGTCGCAGACCTCAACGCCGCCTATGAAGGCTGGTTTCCGACCTTCATGGGCGCTACAATCAACTAG
- the grxD gene encoding Grx4 family monothiol glutaredoxin, whose product MSDINAFIDEQVKSNDVFLFMKGTPDFPQCGFSGQVVQILSYLGVDYKSANVLETDELRQGIKDYSNWPTIPQLYVKGEFVGGCDIIREMFQAGELQTHFENAGIPVKQTA is encoded by the coding sequence ATGAGTGACATCAACGCATTTATCGACGAACAGGTGAAGTCCAACGACGTCTTCCTGTTCATGAAGGGCACGCCCGATTTCCCCCAGTGCGGATTTTCCGGACAGGTGGTCCAGATTCTGAGCTATCTCGGCGTCGATTACAAATCCGCCAACGTTCTTGAAACCGACGAGCTGCGTCAGGGCATCAAGGACTATTCCAACTGGCCCACAATTCCCCAGCTTTACGTCAAGGGCGAATTTGTCGGCGGCTGCGACATCATCCGCGAGATGTTCCAGGCCGGCGAACTCCAGACCCATTTCGAAAACGCCGGCATCCCGGTCAAACAGACCGCCTGA
- a CDS encoding multidrug effflux MFS transporter, translating into MTTTTTVTRDVSRPEFIALIAGLMALNAMAIDVMLPALPYMGEALGVMNENDRHYVLTAYMLGFGAAQIAFGPLSDRFGRRAPLMVGLTIYVIAAFAAAFSPTFATLLVLRFVQGLGAASTRVIATSLVRDRFGGRAMAEVMSLVFMVFMIIPVIAPAIGQVLLLTGPWEYIFFFMAALGFVITVWAFIRLPETLRPENRRELRPAIIIEGFRLVFTNKMAFSYGLSAMFVFGALFGFISTAQQIYVDIYDLGAYFPVAFAAIAGLMSISSYTNSRMVRKIGMRRLSHGAMLVFTIMSGIWLMVSLTGFMPLWLFLAFLAVIMFMFGWTMANVNSLAMEPLGRVAGTASAVFGLIQTVGGALIGTVIGQFYNGTITPIAAGYFVLGCVALVFILIAENGKLFGVGEEYKDEVPPVGGEH; encoded by the coding sequence ATGACGACCACGACGACAGTGACCCGGGACGTTTCCCGGCCAGAATTCATTGCCCTTATTGCAGGGCTCATGGCGCTCAATGCCATGGCTATCGACGTCATGCTGCCTGCGCTGCCCTATATGGGCGAGGCGCTGGGCGTGATGAATGAAAACGACCGCCATTACGTGCTGACCGCCTATATGCTCGGGTTCGGCGCGGCGCAGATTGCCTTCGGCCCACTGTCGGACCGTTTCGGACGCCGCGCTCCGCTCATGGTTGGCCTGACGATCTACGTTATCGCCGCCTTTGCGGCTGCGTTCTCGCCGACCTTCGCGACGCTTCTGGTTCTGCGTTTCGTTCAGGGCCTTGGCGCCGCCTCCACCCGCGTGATCGCCACCTCGCTGGTGCGCGACAGGTTTGGCGGCAGGGCGATGGCCGAAGTCATGTCGCTGGTCTTTATGGTATTCATGATCATTCCGGTGATAGCGCCCGCAATCGGCCAGGTGCTTTTGCTGACCGGACCGTGGGAATACATTTTCTTTTTCATGGCCGCCCTGGGATTTGTCATCACGGTCTGGGCATTTATTCGCCTGCCCGAAACATTGCGGCCCGAGAACCGCCGCGAACTGCGCCCGGCGATCATCATTGAAGGCTTTCGGCTCGTCTTCACCAACAAGATGGCCTTCAGCTACGGGCTTTCGGCCATGTTCGTGTTCGGCGCCCTCTTCGGCTTCATCAGCACGGCCCAGCAGATCTATGTCGATATCTACGATCTGGGCGCCTATTTCCCGGTCGCTTTTGCCGCCATCGCCGGCCTGATGTCGATCTCGTCCTACACCAACTCCCGCATGGTCCGGAAAATCGGCATGCGCCGGCTGAGCCATGGCGCCATGCTGGTCTTCACCATCATGAGCGGCATCTGGCTTATGGTCTCGCTCACCGGGTTCATGCCGCTCTGGCTGTTCCTGGCCTTCCTTGCCGTCATCATGTTCATGTTCGGTTGGACGATGGCCAATGTAAATTCACTAGCCATGGAACCGCTCGGCAGGGTTGCAGGCACCGCTTCGGCCGTATTCGGCCTGATCCAGACAGTGGGCGGCGCCCTGATCGGAACCGTGATCGGTCAGTTCTACAACGGCACCATAACGCCCATCGCTGCGGGATATTTCGTGCTCGGCTGCGTCGCGCTCGTCTTCATCCTGATTGCCGAAAACGGCAAGCTGTTCGGTGTCGGCGAGGAATACAAGGACGAAGTCCCCCCGGTCGGCGGCGAACACTAG
- the ttcA gene encoding tRNA 2-thiocytidine(32) synthetase TtcA: MSIAEPIADPDESCPALFRDAPTGVEFNKLRKRLIRQVRETLDAYGMVRPGTKWLVALSGGKDSYGLLAVLLDLKWRGLLPVELLACNLDQGQPNFPKHILPEFLERNGIAHRIEYQDTYSIVTDKLPQGATYCSLCSRLRRGHLYRIAREEGCSALVLGHHREDILETFFMNFFHGGKLAAMPPKLLNDEGDVEVLRPLAFCAEADLARFAEALEFPIIPCDLCGSQDGLQRNAMKAMLDDFERKMPGRKDVMIRALGNINPSHMLDPKLFDFAALAARMDQ, translated from the coding sequence ATGAGTATTGCCGAACCGATCGCCGATCCCGATGAGTCCTGCCCGGCGCTGTTTCGGGATGCGCCGACGGGCGTGGAGTTCAACAAGCTGCGCAAGCGGCTGATCCGTCAGGTCCGCGAAACGCTCGATGCCTATGGCATGGTGCGGCCGGGCACGAAATGGCTGGTCGCGCTGTCGGGTGGCAAGGACAGCTACGGGCTTCTGGCGGTGCTGCTCGACCTCAAATGGCGCGGGCTTTTGCCGGTCGAGCTTCTGGCGTGCAATCTCGACCAGGGACAGCCCAATTTCCCCAAACACATCCTGCCTGAATTTCTCGAGCGCAACGGTATCGCGCACAGGATCGAATATCAGGACACCTATTCGATCGTCACCGACAAGCTGCCACAAGGCGCGACCTATTGCTCGCTGTGTTCGCGGCTGCGGCGCGGGCACCTCTATCGCATCGCGCGCGAGGAAGGGTGTTCGGCGCTGGTGCTTGGCCATCACCGCGAGGACATCCTGGAAACCTTCTTCATGAACTTCTTCCATGGGGGCAAGCTGGCGGCCATGCCGCCCAAATTGCTCAATGACGAGGGCGATGTCGAAGTGCTGCGCCCGCTGGCCTTTTGCGCCGAGGCCGATCTGGCCCGGTTTGCAGAAGCGCTCGAATTCCCAATCATTCCCTGCGATCTGTGCGGCTCGCAGGACGGGCTGCAGCGCAACGCCATGAAGGCGATGCTCGATGATTTCGAGCGCAAGATGCCGGGACGCAAGGACGTGATGATCCGGGCGCTGGGCAATATCAATCCCAGCCACATGCTGGACCCGAAACTTTTCGACTTCGCCGCACTGGCGGCCAGGATGGACCAATGA
- a CDS encoding DUF6665 family protein: MSLRDSLDLIKAVNPEGGHAVLENEIMGERAASLGAAEQRVAKTVAAYNAATPGQRTDQLTAAQNAVWAYFVQRELCGFKRHQDVIAAFAIPREVLNGLGAVHR; encoded by the coding sequence ATGAGCTTGCGCGACAGCCTCGATCTCATCAAGGCCGTCAATCCCGAAGGCGGCCACGCCGTTCTCGAAAACGAGATCATGGGCGAACGCGCCGCCTCGCTCGGCGCCGCCGAACAGCGGGTCGCCAAAACCGTCGCTGCCTATAATGCCGCTACGCCCGGCCAGCGCACTGATCAGCTCACCGCCGCGCAAAATGCCGTCTGGGCCTATTTCGTCCAGCGTGAGTTGTGCGGTTTCAAGCGCCATCAGGACGTGATCGCCGCCTTCGCCATTCCGCGCGAAGTGCTCAACGGGCTTGGCGCCGTTCACCGCTGA
- a CDS encoding peptide transporter — protein sequence MFRSFFPVPKQFFSSLLGLLILAIIGWSALGPTLQPYLSLDRFLLPPPCAPTEPATPPGVGDTAQAVPGAELSEPDLPDSSITESDAPSATEARCLPEGSFLTAERVWFYQYLLILAVGFCVFWYNYKRNEWYWWSVVSTVAIMLLVYFNVQVDAFINNWQGRFFNTMQLALTEPGSVTPEEFYGQIAEAFVVLMPRIIVAVIVAFYTAHYVFRWRKAMNSYYMAWWPSIRSTEGAAQRVQEDTMRFASITEDLGVAFLDSLITLVVFIPLLWTLSQNVTSLPLIGDVPGSLVWVALLSAAFGTVLLAVVGIKLPGLNFENQKVEAAYRKELVYGEDHEEYAQPATWRELFANVQKNYFRLYWHYTYFNLARYGYLNLAGYIPLLALSPSILAGALTLGLYQQVQQAFGQVSSSFQFLARAWSTVIELLSVHKRLMHFESHIPRDQEPIKESVSQYAD from the coding sequence ATGTTTCGATCTTTCTTCCCGGTCCCCAAGCAGTTTTTCTCATCCCTTCTCGGCTTGCTGATCCTGGCGATCATCGGCTGGTCGGCGCTGGGTCCAACGCTCCAGCCCTATCTCAGCCTGGACCGGTTCCTACTGCCACCCCCATGCGCGCCCACCGAGCCGGCGACGCCGCCGGGCGTGGGCGACACGGCCCAGGCCGTGCCGGGCGCCGAGCTCTCCGAGCCCGATTTGCCCGATTCCTCGATAACGGAGTCCGATGCCCCCTCGGCCACCGAAGCACGCTGCCTGCCGGAAGGCTCGTTCCTTACCGCCGAGCGGGTCTGGTTTTACCAGTACCTGCTCATTCTGGCCGTCGGCTTCTGTGTGTTCTGGTACAATTACAAACGCAATGAATGGTACTGGTGGTCCGTGGTCAGCACCGTGGCGATCATGCTGCTGGTCTATTTCAACGTTCAGGTCGACGCCTTCATCAACAATTGGCAGGGCCGTTTTTTCAACACCATGCAATTGGCCCTGACCGAACCGGGGTCCGTGACACCCGAAGAATTTTACGGCCAGATCGCAGAGGCTTTCGTTGTCCTGATGCCGCGCATTATCGTGGCGGTGATCGTTGCGTTCTATACAGCCCACTACGTCTTCCGCTGGCGCAAGGCGATGAACTCCTACTACATGGCCTGGTGGCCCTCGATCCGCTCCACGGAAGGTGCCGCCCAGCGCGTGCAGGAAGATACGATGCGCTTTGCCTCGATCACCGAGGATCTCGGCGTCGCCTTCCTCGATTCACTGATTACCCTTGTGGTGTTCATCCCACTCTTGTGGACCCTGTCGCAAAACGTCACCTCCCTGCCCCTGATCGGCGACGTGCCGGGCAGCCTTGTCTGGGTGGCGCTGCTGTCGGCGGCTTTCGGCACCGTGCTGCTGGCCGTAGTCGGCATAAAGCTGCCGGGCCTCAACTTCGAGAACCAGAAGGTCGAGGCGGCCTATCGCAAGGAACTGGTCTATGGCGAAGACCACGAGGAGTATGCCCAGCCCGCCACATGGCGCGAGCTGTTTGCCAATGTGCAGAAGAACTATTTCCGCCTCTATTGGCACTACACCTACTTCAATCTCGCCCGCTACGGTTATCTCAACCTGGCGGGCTACATCCCCCTCCTCGCCCTCTCGCCATCCATCCTCGCAGGAGCCCTGACGCTCGGGCTCTATCAGCAGGTCCAGCAGGCCTTCGGCCAGGTTTCGTCCTCGTTCCAGTTCCTGGCCCGCGCCTGGTCCACGGTCATCGAACTGCTCTCGGTCCACAAGCGTCTGATGCACTTTGAAAGCCACATCCCGCGCGATCAGGAACCGATCAAGGAATCGGTCAGCCAATACGCGGACTGA
- a CDS encoding tannase/feruloyl esterase family alpha/beta hydrolase codes for MTNNRANGPGRMGRATLVAGLIAGLGTMPGWAVEIAADSAAGWCESLSGFAYPDLRIDSTELRLDEMSGETSLPPHCVLTGYMEERKGVDDVAFSTGFELRLPLDWNERFYFQGGGGTDGSIRPAVGTNTAGQPPALTMGYAVVSTDAGHTGSDGRDASFGLDPKARIDWGYNSLDLVTGVSKSLLQSAYDMAPRYSYLVGASNGGRQGLTAAQRFANHFDGIIAGAPIISQSRGHVATAWDLAAMAEIAPRDAEGRPLLSEAYSQADTDLIFAEMIAQCDGHDGLEDGIIDLPLRCQYDPSPIVCEGEKTDSCITAVQAEAFVKVHEGARNAAGEQLYAPFPYDPGSDFRRWKLGTATEWPNNNPRATNTSIRYVFMTPPDPDFDSFAFDFETDPATLEGSAEFSSANSPNMDAFRFAGGKVIVYHGTGDQGVSAIDTVDWYDAMIERYGSAEAVQDFARLYLMPGVGHVSGGTGPELFDGLDALVAWVEDGVAPGHLPVSGGTPDRERLLCVYPAETRYDAASAAFICE; via the coding sequence ATGACTAACAACAGGGCCAATGGACCTGGCAGGATGGGCCGAGCGACGCTGGTCGCCGGGTTGATCGCAGGGCTGGGCACGATGCCGGGGTGGGCTGTCGAGATTGCTGCGGACAGTGCCGCCGGCTGGTGCGAGAGTCTTTCAGGCTTCGCGTATCCGGACCTGCGGATTGACAGCACCGAGCTGCGGCTGGACGAGATGAGTGGCGAGACAAGTTTGCCGCCTCATTGTGTTCTCACAGGCTACATGGAAGAGCGCAAGGGCGTTGACGACGTCGCGTTTTCGACCGGGTTCGAGCTGCGCTTGCCACTCGACTGGAACGAGCGGTTCTACTTCCAGGGCGGTGGCGGGACTGACGGTTCGATCCGTCCGGCCGTTGGAACGAACACGGCCGGCCAGCCGCCGGCGCTGACGATGGGCTACGCCGTGGTGTCCACGGATGCCGGACATACCGGGTCTGACGGGCGCGATGCATCGTTCGGGCTCGACCCCAAGGCGCGCATCGACTGGGGGTACAATTCGCTCGATCTTGTAACGGGTGTCTCCAAGTCGCTGCTTCAGTCGGCCTATGACATGGCACCGCGCTATTCTTATCTTGTCGGTGCGTCGAATGGTGGCCGGCAGGGGCTTACCGCTGCCCAGCGCTTTGCCAACCATTTCGATGGCATCATCGCGGGGGCCCCCATCATCTCGCAGTCGCGCGGACACGTCGCGACGGCATGGGATCTGGCGGCGATGGCCGAGATTGCGCCGCGTGACGCCGAAGGACGTCCGCTCCTGAGCGAGGCCTATTCGCAGGCCGACACCGACCTGATCTTTGCCGAAATGATCGCCCAGTGCGACGGACACGATGGTCTGGAGGACGGGATCATCGATCTGCCGCTGCGGTGCCAATATGATCCTTCGCCGATCGTCTGCGAGGGCGAAAAGACCGATAGCTGCATCACGGCAGTGCAGGCCGAGGCTTTCGTCAAGGTTCATGAAGGCGCGCGCAACGCGGCCGGTGAGCAGCTTTATGCGCCATTTCCTTATGACCCCGGTTCTGACTTCCGCAGATGGAAGCTGGGGACAGCGACCGAATGGCCCAACAACAACCCGCGGGCAACCAACACATCGATCCGCTATGTTTTCATGACGCCGCCCGATCCCGATTTCGATTCCTTTGCCTTCGATTTCGAGACCGATCCGGCAACCCTGGAAGGCTCGGCAGAGTTTTCCAGTGCCAACAGCCCCAATATGGACGCCTTCCGCTTCGCGGGCGGAAAAGTGATTGTCTATCATGGCACAGGCGATCAGGGCGTTTCGGCCATCGACACTGTGGATTGGTATGACGCAATGATCGAGCGTTATGGCAGTGCGGAGGCGGTGCAGGATTTTGCGCGGCTGTATCTGATGCCCGGCGTCGGGCACGTTTCGGGTGGAACGGGCCCGGAATTGTTCGACGGTCTTGATGCGCTGGTTGCCTGGGTTGAAGACGGTGTCGCCCCTGGCCATCTGCCGGTGAGCGGCGGCACTCCGGATCGCGAGCGTCTCTTGTGCGTTTATCCGGCCGAAACCCGCTATGACGCGGCCAGCGCGGCGTTTATCTGCGAGTAA